Proteins from one Sphingomonas sp. HF-S4 genomic window:
- a CDS encoding type II toxin-antitoxin system VapC family toxin has product MYLLDTPIVFALRKARAGGTDSGFAAWAGEVPRERLFLFALSLVELEATVVRTARRDKPAGTALRAWLDDQVVPAFDGHILPLDAAVARRRGQLGLAETRDALFAATALEHGLTLVTRNLAAFKGTRVRLFDPWGYQPSAPDEDSDWRTAGRSGPLWLRNLFVRG; this is encoded by the coding sequence ATGTACCTGCTCGACACCCCGATCGTGTTCGCGCTGCGAAAGGCGCGGGCGGGCGGCACCGATTCCGGTTTCGCCGCCTGGGCCGGCGAAGTCCCGCGCGAGCGCCTGTTCCTGTTCGCGCTCAGCCTGGTCGAGCTCGAAGCGACGGTCGTCCGAACGGCCCGGCGCGACAAGCCCGCGGGCACTGCGCTAAGGGCGTGGCTCGACGATCAGGTCGTCCCGGCCTTCGACGGTCATATCCTCCCGCTCGACGCCGCGGTCGCGCGCCGCCGCGGCCAGCTCGGCCTCGCCGAGACCCGCGACGCGCTCTTCGCCGCCACGGCGCTCGAACACGGCCTGACCCTGGTCACGCGCAATCTCGCCGCCTTCAAGGGAACGCGAGTCAGGCTGTTCGATCCCTGGGGCTACCAGCCCAGCGCCCCCGACGAAGACAGCGACTGGCGCACCGCCGGCCGCAGCGGCCCGCTCTGGCTCCGCAATCTGTTCGTGCGGGGGTAG
- a CDS encoding type II toxin-antitoxin system Phd/YefM family antitoxin: protein MKVVGSREFNQDVSAAKRLARLEPVFVTDRGRPTHVLMSIQAFRQLSGQRESIVDLLALPVAAEVELAPPERWDDR, encoded by the coding sequence ATGAAGGTCGTCGGAAGCCGCGAGTTCAACCAGGATGTCAGCGCCGCCAAGCGACTCGCGCGGCTCGAACCGGTGTTCGTCACCGATCGCGGCCGCCCTACCCATGTGCTGATGAGCATCCAGGCCTTCCGCCAGCTGAGCGGCCAGCGCGAGAGCATCGTCGACTTGCTCGCCTTGCCCGTCGCCGCCGAAGTCGAACTCGCCCCGCCCGAGCGCTGGGACGACCGCTGA